A portion of the Meleagris gallopavo isolate NT-WF06-2002-E0010 breed Aviagen turkey brand Nicholas breeding stock chromosome 16, Turkey_5.1, whole genome shotgun sequence genome contains these proteins:
- the NPTX2 gene encoding neuronal pentraxin-2, whose translation MRQELGQEESLQRPSELLAVSQEKSWRMGEVHLLRAVPPMCGVHSYVFAPNHCKSLQFQICCSLDTSQTCRPFSRELSHLLLLLLWLHHSVHTPKAGGWWTLLRETLLLRETVLQQKETIGSQREAIRELTGKLSRCEVTDGKGPWKKEKGKDTMGDLPRDPAQVIDQLSRTMQTLKDRLESLEHQLRANVSYAALPNDLREMLQRRLGDLERQLLSKVAELEDEKSLLHNETSAHRQKTETALNALLERVSELEKGNSAFKSPDEFKVSLPLRTNYLYGKIKKTLPELYAFTVCLWLRSSASPGIGTPFSYAVPGQANEIVLIEWGNNPIELLINDKVAQLPLFISDGKWHHICITWTTRDGMWEAFQDGEKLGTGENLAPWHPIKPGGVLILGQEQDTVGGRFDATQAFVGEMSQFNIWDRVLKAEDIMNIANCSTNMPGNIIPWVDNNVDVFGGATKWPVETCEERLLDL comes from the exons ATGAGGCAGGAGCTGGGCCAAGAAGAAAGCCTTCAGCGCCCATCTGAACTTCTTGCAGTGTCTCAGGAAAAGTCGTGGAGAATGGGAGAAGTTCACCTGCTGAGAGCAGTACCTCCCATGTGCGGTGTTCATTCGTACGTCTTCGCCCCAAACCACTGCAAATCTCTGCAGTTCCAAATCTGCTGCTCCCTTGACACCTCTCAGACCTGCCGGCCCTTTTCACGGGAGCTCTCtcatctcctgctgctgttactCTGGCTGCACCACTCAGTGCACACTCCCAAGGCTGGTGGCTGGTGGACGCTTCTGAGAGAGACTTTATTG CTGCGGGAGACGGtcctgcagcagaaggagaCCATCGGCAGCCAGCGGGAGGCCATCCGCGAGCTCACCGGCAAGCTGAGCCGCTGCGAGGTGACCGACGGCAAGGGGCCGTGGAAGAAGGAGAAGGGCAAGGACACGATGGGCGACCTGCCGCGGGACCCGGCGCAGGTCATCGACCAGCTGAGCCGCACCATGCAGACCCTGAAGGACCGTCTGGAGAGCCTGGAG CACCAACTCCGAGCCAACGTGTCGTATGCAGCGCTGCCCAATGACCTGCGGGAGATGCTCCAGCGGAGGCTTGGAGACCTGGAACGCCAGCTGCTGAGCAAGGTGGCTGAGCTTGAGGATGAAAAATCTTTGCTTCATAATGAGACATCGGCCCATCGGCAGAAGACAGAGACAGCCTTGAATGCTTTGCTAGAAAGGGTGTCTGAATTAGAAAAAG GTAACAGTGCGTTTAAATCACCTGATGAGTTCAAAGTGTCCCTTCCTCTTCGCACCAACTACTTGTATGGGAAGATCAAGAAGACTCTGCCAGAGCTGTATGCTTTCACTGTATGTTTATGGCTGAGATCGAGTGCTTCTCCTGGAATTGGCACTCCGTTCTCATATGCTGTTCCTGGTCAAGCTAATGAAATTGTCCTCATAGAGTGGGGGAATAATCCAATTGAACTGCTAATTAACGATAAG GTTGCCCAGCTTCCTCTCTTCATTAGTGATGGAAAATGGCATCATATCTGTATAACATGGACAACAAGAGATGGAATGTGGGAGGCTTTTCAGGACGGAGAGAAGCTTGGCACTGGAGAGAATCTTGCCCCTTGGCACCCAATTAAACCTGGAGGTGTCTTGATCCTGGGTCAGGAGCAG GACACAGTTGGAGGAAGATTTGATGCAACTCAAGCCTTCGTTGGGGAGATGAGCCAGTTCAATATATGGGACAGGGTATTAAAAGCTGAAGACATCATGAATATTGCTAACTGCTCTACCAACATGCCTGGCAACATCATCCCCTGGGTTGATAACAACGTGGATGTGTTTGGAGGTGCAACTAAGTGGCCTGTGGAGACATGTGAAGAGCGCCTGCTAGATTTGTAG